The segment ttttttatttgaaatattcaaataatttatattttatcgtTTGTATATTGTGTATAATGTAATAAATACCATGTTTATATATAAcgttatatgtatattaataattGCATTCAAATAGAAACATTTGAGTAAAAATGATGGCAGTATAGGACATAATCATTAATAGAAAGTATTAATACAGGTTGGGTCCCGAGCACTGCACCTCATTTAAATGTTTCCTCTTAATGGCTTCGGGCATTGTCACCCGTGCGTAGGAACTGTTCTGTGGTTCTCTCTGGGATGGCTGGAGCGGCTCCTCTTCCTGTGGGAGCTCTTCTGGCATTTGCATTTAGTTCCAGGGCACAGGAACAGAGAGGCCCTGGAGGGCCTGTGGCTGGTGGGCTGGGCAAGCCGTGCGCTGGCCCCTGGGCCCCCTGCCAGCCCTCTCCGTAGACCCGGGTCCGGGGCCGTGTGGGTTGTCCCGATGTCCTGCTCGCGAGTGATGCCTGTCCTTCTTGCCCCCAGAGATCTTGAAGGAGCTGGACGAGTGCTACGAGCGCTTTAGCCGCGAGACGGACGGGGCGCAGAAGCGGCGGATGCTGCACTGTGTACAGCGCGCGCTGATCCGCAGCCAGGAGCTGGGCGATGAGAAGATCCAGATCGTGAGCCAGATGGTGGAGCTGGTGGAGAACCGCACGCGGCAAGTGGACAGCCACGTGGAGCTGTTCGAGGCGCAGCAGGAGCTGGGCGACACAGCGGGCAACAGCGGCAAGGCTGGCGCGGACAGGCCCAAAGGCGAGGCGGCAGCGCAGGCTGAGAAGCCCAACAGTAAGCGCTCGCGAAGGCAGCGCAACAACGAGAACCGCGAGAACGCGTCCAGCAACCACGACCACGAGGACGGCGCCTCGGGGACACCCAAGGAGAAGAAGGCCAAGACCTCCAAGAAGAAGAAGCGCTCCAAGGCCAAGGCGGAGCGGGAGGCGTCCCCTGCCGACCTCCCCATCGACCCCAACGAACCCACGTATTGTCTGTGCAACCAGGTCTCCTACGGGGAGATGATCGGCTGTGACAACGACGAGTGTCCCATCGAGTGGTTCCACTTCTCGTGCGTGGGGCTCAATCATAAACCCAAGGGCAAGTGGTACTGTCCCAAGTGCCGGGGGGAGAACGAGAAGACCATGGACAAAGCCCTGGAGAAATCCAAAAAAGAGAGGGCTTACAACAGGTAGTTTGTGGACAGGCGCCTGGTAGTGAGGAGGACAAAATAAACCGTGTATTTATTACATTGCCGCCTTTGTTGAGGTGCAGGGAgtgtaaaatgtatatttttaaagaatgttagaAAAGGAACCATTCCTTTCATAGGGATGGCAGTGATTCTGtttgccttttgttttcattggtaCACGTGTAACAAGAAAGTGGTCTGTGGATCAGCATTTTAGAAACTACAAATATAGGTTTGATTAAACACTTAAGTCTCAGACTGATTTCTTGTGGGAGGAGGGGGACTAAACTCAACCTAACACATTAAATGTGGAAGGAAAATACTTcatttagcttttttattttaataaaagtaatattactttatgaacaaatttttttaattggccgGTCGCCAAAAATACAGCCTATAGTAAATGTGGTTCTTGCTGCCATGATGTATATCCATATAACAATTCAGTAACAAAGGTTTCAAGtttgaagattattttttaaaaaggtaaatggTTAAATTTTACatgatagatattttatattttggcctGTTCCCCAAATGGCCATTTTAAAATGCTTGGGTACACTTCTCTTAAACAAGCGGTCTAGTCAAGGAACCTCAAGTCATGCTTTTGCTATCACGAATCATAGTGTAGCCATCTTTAATTTATATCAGATGTATAAATGTACATTTCCAAGTGAACTTGCACTTGCTATATTATGATTGGAAGTGCAGTCAGCAGATGCTGTTGTGAAGCTAATGTCACAATTATGTGCAAAGGTGTGCTTCCTGCTGTATGTGAGCTGTAAAAATGTTAcgtgaagaaataaatgaaacttggCCAGTTTGTTCCTCTAGTAGTATATTTAATTTTGACataagtaacttttaaaatttgtcttaaaAATTTATACACCAGCAGTTTAGACGAAGCCTTaagtaaattttgtattattgttCTCACTTATTAATAATGAAGTTACCTAATTGCCAGCAAATAAATACGTGTCAAAACAGAATCTGTATTCAGACCCTGGGTTAGGAAATTACTGCCCACTTGTCAAGTCCAGTCCACCACTTGTTTGAACATTATATGGAGTTTAAATTctagtgtccataaataaagtttcgGTGGAACAGAGCTGTGCTTATGTGCGTATGTATTGTCTGTGGATGCTTTTGCAAAATGGCAGAGTTCATTCGTTGCAACTGAGACCTTTTGAGTTGACAAGCCAAAACTATTTTCAGGCCCTCTGCAGAAAgagtttgctgacctctgattTAAACTGGCATCTAACATTGATCTGCCCACATATTGAAAGGGTCAGTggagttttcatttgttttttatttttttgagacggagtttcgctcttgttccaggctggagtgcaatagcgcgatcttggctcactgcaacctccgcctcccaggttcaagcgattgtcctgcctcagcctcctgagtagctgggactacaggcacctgccgctacgcccggctaattttgtatttttagtagagaacacagtttctccatggtggtcatggctggtctcaaactcccgacctcaggtgatccactcacctcggccttccaaagtgctgagattacaggtgtgagccaccacgcctggccggagttttaatttctttcttttttttttttttgagatagagtctcgccctgtctccagcctggagtgcaatggcgcgatattggctctgcaacctccgcctctcgggctcaagcgattctcctgcctcagtctcctgagtagctgggactacaggtgcgtgccaccatgcccagctaatttttgtatttttagtagagatggggtttcaccatgttggccagtatggtctcgatctcttgaccgtgatccacacgcctcggcctcccaaagtgctgggatgacaggcgtgagccaccacaccctaaGTGACGCATGGTTCACTTTAACTTCGTACATGGTAAAATCAGTTTCTTTCCATGATCTGTTTCACAGTCTCTGTGAAGCTGCCAGGAAGAAGCAATGAGTGATGACATTATAGAAGCTAAGTATACGGCATATATTTATTGTAAGTAAAACATTAAGTTTGCTGATTGTTTACTTGGGATAAACAATTATTGTGAACTTTATTTGTGCTGGACATAAGTGGCTGACTATTTTCCAGTGAAATTCCATCACAGAGGGGTACTctgtagagaaatgcaaactgtAGTTGGTCATACACTGAAATTTGAACTTTTTACATATCAATATCTACAAATAGGTGTTTACTTTCCTGCAAAACTCCAGAACATTTAAGAGTCTTGGGTGTTTAAATTTGACGAGAtttacccaaatagtgaacaaAAAGAGTTTATGAAAATAAgttatagaattaaaataataaaaatccagTGACAATAAAAATAGCTGGAGTCTTTGCTTATATAAAATTTTGTGCTAATTTTTCACTTCTATATTAATTGGAGGTAATAATGGAAATTAAGTTATAGAAATGAAGATTCAATGAAATGCAGTTGCTAATACGGGATTTCTTCATATTCAGTTTTGGTGTGGGCAACTGGTGAAGAGAGATGGCTCGGAGGCCAAGCCTTGCAATCTAGGAACCCAGCCCTGTCCTTAAGGGCTTGATCTTGAATAAATTGCTTAACACTTGGTCTGTAGTTCTACACTTTTAAAATACGTTTCACAGACGGTGGTTCTGAGAAATACATGAGGTTAAGTGAGTAAGGCACTGGCATATTCAAATGTTGGatattttttctctagctttcttCAAGTTTCTCGTAAGGACAGGTGGGTAGCcacttactctttttaaaaattagatacaaTACAGAGTCATGTTTTGTTGGATTGGCAGTCTTAAATCACTCTTGTTATTTCCAGTgaacataaaaaaattacagataagtACTTAAAACACTCAAGATTTGGGATTCAGATCACGATTAGATACAGTAGAAAGATCCTGGAATTCCGACATGAGGACCAAAAATGGTACTGAATTCTTTTTGAAGAGCAGATTAGTGAAAAGCGATCTAATGTAGAACAGTTGCTTTTACTTAGACGTTCAATGCATATTTGTTGTATAATAACCAGGTTATTTACAGTTCGGATAAAGGTCCAAAAAGTGTTTTCATTATGATGTAATACTTAGTATTGTAAACTGGACTAAGGAAACGTTGTATGCTCAAGGAAGTGTTGAGCAGCCATACTGTTCCTGGGACAGGCTCCCCAGGTGCTGAGAGAGGTGCTTCAGGAGTCACAGACCTACAGGCACTTACTTTCCGGTGACTGGGATGTCTGCTGGTGGTTTTCTTTTGGTGTGGTTAGAGCTATGCGAGTTGTCTCAATATTTGAGACTATCGGTGGTTGCCAATGCTGAATAAAGCATTTATCAAAGTAAAAGCCATTTCctgttattatatattattttagaacGAGTACACATTTCGTTGTGATATCCTTTTGTAGTTCACGTTCATGTAGTGTCCCAGGTAAAATAAGTTACCTGGAACTTACCTGAACCTTTTAATATTTCACTAAAGTATTAAATCTTTTTATTAGGCATAATGATTAGGAGCTTCATCTGTGCACATCTAAAGGCATGATGTGCTCTCGAGGACATCTAGCTTTTTTCCTTCTATCTAACGTAATTTGTGGCTCTGGAATCCTTGGCATATATGGAGCAAGGTTTTACTGATACTGTCCGCCTCCCTCTCTGTTGTAACGTGTAGAATGTGCCTCTTCATCGCGGAGTCCAGGCagttctcagcactttgggggctagatttctgggttttttttaatctggaaaaaTTGCTAGTCCTCTAATTCTGAATTTATGTGGAGGGCTTAGGAAGACACGGCTAATGGGAAGGAGGTGGGAGAGCAAATGTGTGTTATGTTGCTAAGTCAAAATTGCCTCCTGAGGTTTTTTTATGAGGGGCTTTGTTTCAGAGgatttattttaactattttgtctttgttttttaagcagCTCATCAATGAGAATCCaactattacattttttttttcctcacaaacaAAACATTAGTGAGCTGTGCCCCCTGTGCCACCAAAAGAATGACAGGAATTCTATAACTGGAATGAAGAAATTCATTAAGTCAATTCTCTTTCCTTACCTCAATACTATGTATTAcctgatttttttcataaagatggGGTTGGTATTTTTCCAATTAAAACCCCCAATCTGAAAAGAAGTCACTACAAACTGAATAATaggttaaatctttttttttttttttttttttttcctgagatggtgtcttgctctgtcacccaggctggagtgcagtagcctgatctcaactgactgcaacctctgcttcccaggttcagggattctcttgcctcagcctcccaagttgctgggattactggcacgtaccactatgcccagctaatttttttgtatttttggtagagatagggttgcaccatgttggccaggcggtcatgaactcctgacctcatgattcgcctgccttggcctcctaaagtgctgggattacaggtgtgagccaccatgcccagcctaggttAAATCTTGACTGCAGCCAGTCAATGCTCCATTAaagcaaattttttctttttctttttctttcttttctctttttttttttttgagacggaatcttgctcttgttgctcaggctggagtgcaatggcacgatctctgctcactgcaaccttcgcctcctgggttgaagctattctcctgccgcagcctcccaagtagctggtattacaggcgtgcaccaccacgcctggctaatttttgtatttttagtagagacagggttttaccatgttggccaggctggtctcgaactcctgacctctggtgatccacctgcctcagcctcccaaagtgctgggactacaggcgtgagtgagccaccgtgcctggctaaggtagaaattttctttttgtttttttgaagtgGTTAGAAAAGTTTATGTTGTGCTtcggatttctttttctttttcttttttttttttttgagatggagttttgctcttgttgcccaggctggagtgtaatggtgcagtctcggctcactgcagcctcctgggttcaagagattttcctgcctcagcctcccgagtagctgggattacaggcatgcgccaccatgccacgcccaactaatgttgtatttttagtagagacgggatttctccatgttggtcaggctggtctcgaactcctgacctcaggtgatccacccgcctcagtctcccaaagtgctgagattataggcatgagcacctAGCCCCTTAGGATATTTTTCTAAGGCATCACAAGTTACACATCCAAACTCTTCAATgctctaatattttatattaaagtaGAATTTTCTACGAAACAAGAAAATGCTTTTTTCAGCAAGCAACTTTAAGGTACTCAGTGTCACGGTGTACGTATATCAATATAACCACCATTTATTGCCTTCTATATGCTAGACACTGCTAGCActgtatactttatattttatgacGAGCCTGCCAAAAAATGGACGCTTTTCCTGATGAAGGTGCCAAGACTCAGGTCAGGGACCTGACTTGCACAAGGCCAACGCCCTTCATCTGGCTCCAAAACCGTCATCCTCGACCACCACCCGGCACCCGGAGGCCTCCTCATGGTCAGGACCTGGTGTTGCTGCTGGTGTTTCCTGAACGCCTAACATGCCAGGAGCGTGCTGTCCTCTCATCTCTGCGGGGGTCTTACGACTGAGAAAGGTGTAGGAGGTGAAAGAAACGCTCATGGTCTCACGGGAGGAGAGAGCGAAAAAGTCGTAATTGCTGGGCTTCTTTTCCTGAATGAAGGGGTCTGCAGGAGCCACGGATGTTTGCACTACCAAGTTCTCAAGCTTCTGATTTTTCTCCAGGTAAACCAGGATGCTAACTTCAAGTTTCTTGTTTTGCTTTAcagtgaattttaggattgtaaTTTACCTGcaaggttttatttgtttgtttgttttgttttgtttttttgagattgagtttcgcccaggctggagtgcaatggtatgatctctgctcaccgcaacctccgcctcccaggttcgagcaatttgCCTACCttagccacccgagtagctgggattacaggcacgtgctgccacacctggctaattttgtatttttagtagagacgagatttctccatgttggcgaggctggtctcgaactcctgacctcaggtgatccacctgccttggccttccaaagtgctgggattacagatgtgagccaccgtgcccagcctacctgCAAGGTTTTAAGCAGTTCACTAGGAGCCATGCATGGTGCTAGAATCAGCATGAGAGTCAAAGTCAGATTTGAATCAGGACTAGTTTATCACAGGCTGACCTCAAGGAAGTCACTCTTCTCAGCCTAGTGTCCTCAGAAGCAAAATAAGGACAGTGATAATGCTCATCCCATGAGTGGAGGCCCAGACTTGTTAATGTCtgaaaatactttggaaatgcTAGAGCACCGTACAGATAATAATTTGAGTAATATTTTTGGtcaaattattctattttaccACATGGATTATTAAAAAATGGACTTGCAATTCCTTACAGCTGAAGAGAATCAAGTCCACCTTAGCTTCTAGTGGTCACTGCCAGGTCCCTGCTGCACGAGGAGGAAGCCCTCCATGGCCGCTTTTCCGTAAACAATTCCATTTCTCTTTGTAGAACACAGAAGTAAAtacatcaaatttttattttttagcagcaATCAGAGCCTATTAAACTTCATTTTGAGTCACCTCTTGATTGAATTCAGAGTAGGCAGAAAATCTCATTCAGTCTCTTCACTGTgtgggtgaggaaactgaggctcacggGTGATGAAGCCGCTTCCTCAAAGGCGCTCCCTGGGTTGGCGGCGGGGCTGCCAGCAGGATAAAGTGCCGTTACCTCAGGCCGGCGCCGCTGCCCCGCTCCATCAGCCCTGCCGTTTCGTGGGTGCACCTGTTCTCATTAATGCAGACGTTAGGAACTGTGGGTCTCTCGTGTTAAGCCACCGGCCTTTAATAAAGACGTGTAGAGTAAAGACTGAATCCAAGAACTGACATTTAaacatgaaacattttcttttctaacttggAAACCAGTTCTAAAAACA is part of the Macaca thibetana thibetana isolate TM-01 chromosome 17, ASM2454274v1, whole genome shotgun sequence genome and harbors:
- the ING1 gene encoding inhibitor of growth protein 1 isoform X1; the encoded protein is MLSPANGEQLHLVNYVEDYLDSIESLPFDLQRNVSLMREIDAKYQEILKELDECYERFSRETDGAQKRRMLHCVQRALIRSQELGDEKIQIVSQMVELVENRTRQVDSHVELFEAQQELGDTAGNSGKAGADRPKGEAAAQAEKPNSKRSRRQRNNENRENASSNHDHEDGASGTPKEKKAKTSKKKKRSKAKAEREASPADLPIDPNEPTYCLCNQVSYGEMIGCDNDECPIEWFHFSCVGLNHKPKGKWYCPKCRGENEKTMDKALEKSKKERAYNR
- the ING1 gene encoding inhibitor of growth protein 1 isoform X2, whose translation is MEILKELDECYERFSRETDGAQKRRMLHCVQRALIRSQELGDEKIQIVSQMVELVENRTRQVDSHVELFEAQQELGDTAGNSGKAGADRPKGEAAAQAEKPNSKRSRRQRNNENRENASSNHDHEDGASGTPKEKKAKTSKKKKRSKAKAEREASPADLPIDPNEPTYCLCNQVSYGEMIGCDNDECPIEWFHFSCVGLNHKPKGKWYCPKCRGENEKTMDKALEKSKKERAYNR
- the ING1 gene encoding inhibitor of growth protein 1 isoform X3, with product MAVAGTPGLGARGRGCSSGRLPRPARPARRQSQAASLLTRGRGRAWPGKQILKELDECYERFSRETDGAQKRRMLHCVQRALIRSQELGDEKIQIVSQMVELVENRTRQVDSHVELFEAQQELGDTAGNSGKAGADRPKGEAAAQAEKPNSKRSRRQRNNENRENASSNHDHEDGASGTPKEKKAKTSKKKKRSKAKAEREASPADLPIDPNEPTYCLCNQVSYGEMIGCDNDECPIEWFHFSCVGLNHKPKGKWYCPKCRGENEKTMDKALEKSKKERAYNR